A region from the Hydrogenimonas sp. genome encodes:
- a CDS encoding UDP-N-acetylmuramoylalanine--D-glutamate ligase: MKISLFGYGKTTRAIAKRFGPSTFFDDKVTVPQRDREGNLLLPTSLFDESRSDLEIPSPGFPPNHPLIKKAKNLISEYDLFLSDYGRKLTKNLKPDTQNQTPPTRPPYTIWISGTNGKTTTTGMVTHLLERRGAVSGGNIGTPLAEMDHKAPIWVLETSSFTLHYTRYAKPDLYLLLPVTPDHLEWHGGEERYLSDKLMPLGRMREGEAVLLPRALADTPSDGYKIAYEGPDSLADYFGIDIQKVRFEGAFLLDALLALGVSRILFDEVDYDAINSFEIEPHRQQPLKDSKGRVWIDDSKATNIDAALQALVPHAGKRVLLILGGDDKGVDPTPLMRGLKEYDVKIFAIGSNAKKLCETAEEHSIEHIFCGDLERAVKLIDKEHTRDSVALLSPAAASLDQFDSYVQRGEIFKKAISSF, from the coding sequence ATGAAGATTTCCCTGTTTGGATACGGAAAAACAACCAGAGCTATAGCCAAAAGGTTCGGTCCCTCTACTTTTTTCGACGACAAGGTTACCGTGCCGCAACGTGACAGAGAGGGAAACCTCCTGCTCCCTACATCACTCTTCGACGAAAGCAGAAGCGATCTGGAGATTCCTAGCCCCGGATTCCCGCCAAACCACCCCCTGATCAAAAAAGCGAAGAACCTGATAAGCGAATACGACCTCTTCCTCTCCGACTACGGCCGTAAACTAACCAAAAACCTAAAACCCGACACCCAAAACCAGACACCTCCAACCCGCCCCCCCTACACCATCTGGATAAGCGGTACAAACGGGAAGACGACGACCACCGGGATGGTTACGCACCTGCTTGAGAGACGTGGAGCCGTAAGCGGCGGAAACATAGGCACCCCTCTGGCAGAGATGGATCACAAAGCCCCTATATGGGTTCTCGAGACCAGCTCCTTCACGCTTCACTACACAAGATACGCCAAACCGGACCTCTATCTTCTGCTTCCCGTAACACCGGACCACCTGGAGTGGCACGGCGGAGAGGAGAGATACCTCTCTGACAAGCTGATGCCGCTGGGGCGTATGCGTGAAGGCGAAGCCGTCCTGCTGCCGCGGGCCCTTGCCGACACACCCTCCGACGGCTACAAAATCGCTTACGAAGGGCCGGACTCTCTTGCAGACTATTTCGGCATAGATATACAAAAAGTCCGCTTCGAAGGGGCATTTTTGCTCGATGCGCTTCTTGCGCTCGGGGTAAGCAGGATACTCTTTGACGAAGTCGATTACGATGCGATAAACTCCTTCGAGATAGAGCCCCACCGTCAGCAGCCTCTGAAAGATTCGAAAGGAAGGGTCTGGATAGACGACTCGAAAGCGACAAACATAGATGCCGCTCTTCAGGCTCTGGTTCCCCACGCCGGCAAAAGAGTTCTTCTCATTCTGGGCGGAGACGACAAAGGGGTGGACCCTACCCCTCTCATGAGGGGGCTCAAAGAGTACGACGTAAAGATCTTCGCAATAGGCTCCAACGCGAAAAAGCTGTGCGAAACGGCAGAAGAGCACTCCATAGAGCACATATTCTGCGGCGATCTCGAAAGAGCCGTGAAGCTGATAGACAAAGAGCATACGCGCGACTCGGTAGCCCTGCTTTCACCTGCGGCCGCAAGCCTGGACCAGTTCGACTCCTACGTTCAAAGAGGCGAAATCTTCAAAAAAGCA
- a CDS encoding phospho-N-acetylmuramoyl-pentapeptide-transferase: MLYWFYRHMDVNLFQYITVRAGFAFFIAFVLTIYLMPRFIAWAKSKKASQPINKFVPKNHLKKSDTPTMGGVVFIFSTVIATVLSANLSNPYTVGALFTLISFCAIGFGDDIGKIVSKNNLHGLSARAKFGLQMLLGVAAASFLLYYIGFDSHFYVPFVKFAIFDMGWGALIFWAVVIVAASNAVNLTDGLDGLATVPSVFALFSLGVIVYVTGNAVLSSYLLWPKIIGVGEVAVVAAALSGALIGFLWYNCNPAEVFMGDSGSLALGAFLGYMAILGKSEILLILIGLIFVIETVSVIAQVGSYKLRGKRIFLMAPIHHHFEMKQWAENKIIVRFWIIAFIANLVALITLKIR; this comes from the coding sequence ATGCTCTACTGGTTCTACCGTCATATGGACGTCAACCTATTTCAATATATTACCGTCCGGGCGGGCTTTGCATTCTTCATAGCCTTCGTTTTGACAATATATCTCATGCCGCGCTTCATTGCGTGGGCGAAATCGAAAAAGGCGAGTCAGCCTATAAACAAATTCGTTCCCAAAAACCACCTAAAAAAGAGCGACACTCCGACGATGGGCGGGGTTGTTTTCATATTCTCTACAGTTATAGCTACGGTTTTGAGCGCCAACCTCTCAAACCCATACACCGTAGGTGCACTCTTTACACTCATCTCGTTCTGCGCAATCGGATTCGGAGACGATATAGGAAAGATAGTGAGCAAAAACAACCTCCACGGCCTCAGTGCACGCGCGAAATTCGGGCTCCAGATGCTGCTCGGAGTGGCTGCGGCCTCTTTTCTGCTCTACTATATAGGTTTCGATTCGCACTTCTATGTCCCCTTCGTGAAGTTCGCCATCTTCGATATGGGGTGGGGGGCACTTATATTCTGGGCCGTGGTGATAGTCGCCGCCAGCAACGCGGTGAACCTTACGGACGGGCTCGACGGGCTTGCGACGGTCCCCTCAGTCTTCGCACTCTTCTCGCTCGGGGTCATCGTCTATGTAACCGGTAACGCCGTCCTGAGCAGCTACCTGCTCTGGCCAAAGATCATAGGCGTAGGAGAAGTAGCGGTGGTGGCGGCGGCTCTAAGCGGGGCTCTTATAGGGTTTCTATGGTACAACTGCAACCCCGCGGAGGTCTTCATGGGTGACAGCGGAAGCCTTGCGCTGGGAGCCTTTCTGGGCTATATGGCCATTCTGGGCAAGAGTGAAATCCTGCTCATCCTGATAGGCCTCATATTCGTCATAGAGACCGTCTCCGTCATCGCACAGGTCGGAAGCTACAAGCTGCGCGGCAAGAGAATATTCCTGATGGCGCCGATCCACCACCACTTCGAAATGAAGCAGTGGGCGGAGAACAAGATAATCGTAAGGTTCTGGATCATCGCCTTCATAGCCAACCTCGTCGCGCTTATAACATTGAAGATAAGATGA